GCCTTCTCTTTTAAAAGTTCTATTTACTGCAAGACTATATCTTGCAATTGCTACTGGGTTTGCTCCTTGTGAGTAACGTACCTCAGGGTCTCTAGTAAGTCTTCCCATTAAGATTACTTTATTCATAAAAATACACCCCCGCTTATTATTCTTCTATTCTTGTAACTAAGAATCTTAATACTGGTTCCGTAATGCGAAGTTCTCTTTCAAGTTCCGCTGGAACACCGGCATCAGCTTGGAAAGTAAAGAAAAAATAAAAACCTTCTCTAACTTTATCGATTTCATAAGCAAGTCTTCTTTTGCCCCATTCATCAACTTTTGTAAGAGAACCGCCAAATCTAGCAATATATTCTTTTGCTTTCTCAACTGTAGCAGTTTTTACTTCTTCATCAACTTTACCATTAATAACTAAAGCTAATTCGTAATTGTTCATCTTTAAGCACCTCCTTTTGGACTTTGGCCCTTTCTCTTTGGAAAGAGCAAGGATGTTTCACAGTTGCTTATTATATCATAGTTGAAACATTAAATCAACTGTTTTTAAGATTTTGTTCTGATGATACTACTGATTTTATACTTTTTTCAATTTTTTTTCTAGGTACCATAACTAAATGATTACAACCTAGGCATTTTATTTTAAAATCTATACCTGTTCGAAGAATTTCCCACTCAAAACTTCCACAAGGATGGGATTTTTTAAGCTTTACAATATCTCCAATTTGTAAGTTCATTCTATCACCTCTAATTATAATTGGTATTAAGAGCTCTAACAATGTGCTTTAAATCCATTTATATTTTTATACAAAACAATCAATAACCCTAAAATATTTTATTACACTATATCCTTAGATATTATTATCTTTCTCTTATTCTATCACAAATTAATTACATAAGTATATATTTCCAAAGTATAATTTTCTTTAAAAATACACTTCTTTTCCAGTCATAAATAAAATTAGACTTTCAAAGAAGTTAGTGGCTTTTGGAAAGTAAGAGTCATAGACTTCGTTAATATTTATACTGAATATCCCTATTCTAAGGCTATTATGCTTTTGGAATTAGTTTTATAGATATATAAAAACGCCTATCCTAATGGATAGACGTTCTACTAATTAATTGCGGGAGCAGGACTCGAACCTACGACCTTCGGGTTATGAGCCCGACGAGCTGCCAACTGCTCCATCCCGCGATATAAGGCGCCAACCGGATTTGAACCGATGATAAAGGAGTTGCAGTCCTCTGCCTTACCACTTGGCTATGGCGCCATTGTTTATATTATATATATATGATTACATCATATAAATTATTCATGTAAAAATCGGCAGCCACCTACTCTCCCGGGTCGTCTCCAACCAAGTACCATCGGCCGTCTATGGCTTAACCAACGTGTTCGGTATGGGAACGGGTGTTTCCCATAGACGCATCGCCACCGAAAATGACCCATAGGGGAATCGAACCCCTGTTACCGCCGTGAAAGGGCGGTGTCTTAACCGCTTGACCAATGGGCCTTATTTAATTTAAAGTGAAACTCCCCGAGTAGGGCTCGAACCTACAACCCTTCGGTTAACA
This Natranaerovirga pectinivora DNA region includes the following protein-coding sequences:
- the rpsF gene encoding 30S ribosomal protein S6, encoding MNNYELALVINGKVDEEVKTATVEKAKEYIARFGGSLTKVDEWGKRRLAYEIDKVREGFYFFFTFQADAGVPAELERELRITEPVLRFLVTRIEE
- a CDS encoding DUF951 domain-containing protein, which gives rise to MNLQIGDIVKLKKSHPCGSFEWEILRTGIDFKIKCLGCNHLVMVPRKKIEKSIKSVVSSEQNLKNS